AAGACTTTAAACAACgccacaaaatataaaagtagTGAACACATGCTGAAGACACCATACAACCTGCTTGCCGAGGCAGAAGTGTCAACCACCACACGTCTCAAGGGAGTcgttatattttaaatatgcttCTTACAGTCTCATAAATGACTTTAGGATTTTAAACCACTGGTTGGCAGAGGCCAGAAATAGTTTGTGAgcaaatatttttgttttacctCAGACTACAAAACCCATCAAGATGAGTTGGAGACTGCAGCTTGAAGAGAATCTATATGTCggattttgtaaaaaacaaattttgGGCCCACCATCCAGCTGTTTTTACTCCCCCCAGGACCTGGATGTGTTGGTACGATGGCTCAGTAATTCACATTGTCTTTCCACTGCAGGGAAAGTGTATGATCAAACCTGCCGGCCcatgtggagtttgcatgttctccttgtGTCGGTTTAATCTCCCCAGGGAGTGACCATTTCCTCCCACAGACCCTAGAAACGGTGGACCGCCTATATACCGTACGTCCTGTACATGTGTACAGTACATCCTGTGATGCAACGTGATTCTGGGCCAATGGATGCTGGGAATGGCTCCACCCACCCTGAGCCCTGCACAGGATAAAGgattatagaaaataaatagaagTTCTGTATGTTGTAATATCATTTAATCTTTTATGGAAAATACGTCTCAAAGGCTCGATGGGACTACATTATATGATACGGTATTTTTCATGGTAGTTTGTCAAACATGGGTCTTTATCAGGACATGTTatgcatgtacactaccgttcaaaagtttggggtcatccagacaattttgtgtcttccatgaaaactcacttttatttatcaaatgaattgaaaattgaatagaacatatagtcaagacattgacagggttagaaataatgattaatatttgaagtattaattttgttcttcaaacttcaagctcaaaaggaaggccagttgtatcgcttatatcaccagcataactgttttcagctgtgctaacataattgcacaagggttttctaatcagacattagtcttctaaggcgattagcaaacacaatgtaccattagaacactggagtgatagttgatggaaatgggcctctatacacctctggagatatttcattagaaaccagacgtttccacctagaatagtcatttaccacattaacaatgtatagtgtgtatttttgattaatgttatctttattgaaaaaacagtgcttttctttgaaaaataaagacatttctaagtgaccccaaacttttgaacggtagtgtatattcatttatttatttatgtgctcTATCTGATCAGACATCCATtcttatccaaaccgcttattctttttttgggtcgcggggcgctgaagccgatcccagctgacattgggcgaaggcggggttcaccctggacaggtagccagtccatctcagggcacacctGATCAGACATATCTGTTGCAATGAGGCAGGGCATCTACTGTACGGCTATGTGGGCACATTTATTTCCTTTTGAAAAGTCTTAAACTCAAGTACGCATGAATCTCTGTTGAAAACAGCAGATTTCCTAAACATTTGAATTGAGCCAGCCATGGTAATCTTATTGGACAAGTCTTCTATCATGACTTTCACCTTATGTGTCTGCGTATTGTGTATCGTCGAGGTGTCTCACCTGTTTCACAACGGTACCTGTGCCTCCTCTTGACCTTGTTCGCCAAGAAGCCGCCGCCCCTTCTTTTATTGTGCTGTAGCGATTACAGCGCCATCCAGTGGGAGCACACATCTCCAATAACATCATTGATAATCAATGCAAGTTCTGGTCATTACATCCATCAAAAACGGCTACTTTTTCcattagtatttttattttgttcaggaCACCTTAGCTGGAGTCCCTTCTCCtgggggaaagaaagaggaacACCTTTGTTGCTGATATATTAAGTCTGAGCTATGGTAAGTGCTTGTGCCTTTAAGCAAATGAGAGGTTTTTATACAGCATTTATATACAGCGTCTATACACACAACATTCACACCAACATGGTTGCAGTGGGCATGCTAGTCCACATACACCATATTTTTCTTTGActcttgaaaaaaagaaataaaaggtcAGGGAAACACGGAGAGAAATACATATAGGGATTAACACGAGATTCCAGAAAGCACCAGGTTCAAGTTAAAATGAAAAGCAAAAAGGGCATGCATATAAATCTTTGGGAATGGCTTCTGTTTAAAACACATTGTttattctaatgtttttttcttcttctttctataAGCTTTTTTCaccttatttttcttttgaaatggaACAACATACACAAGGAAAAGAACAAGAGAGGAAATgcgatgaagaaaaaaagtgtttcaaaAACCCAAACAGAACTTAACCCAGAACACTGAAGTAAGCACAAGAAATCACAAAGTGATAGAAGTCACGGTTGCTTTTATCTCTACTTGAATTGAGTACAATACAAATAGAAACTCTGAGTTCTTTCAAAGAGTGCAGCGTGCTAATGTTACACTCTGAATGCTATTCTTAGTACACAGGTAATATCCAGTACATTCTAGTATACCAGTTGTTGAAGGCATTGTACAACACAAGTTATCCCCTTGCTGCCTGCTCTACAGGCCAGCGCTCTCATAATTCATACAATGGCTAAAGGATGGAAAGTTGATCAAAGTGGGATTAATAACATGTTCCACTGAGTGAGAATTCAAATATTTTTGGTTAGGGTTCACCTCTGAATTTCAATTTGTCCACTGAAAGCAAATAATACAGcatgagagagaacacattTATCGTTTTAATCGCTTGCTTATAACTGCGTCTATGAATGATGAGCTCATCGCCGTATGCTGGTGTTTGCTGTAAGCCGTGTGTACTACTGCTGCACCAACCTGGAAGCTAAAGAATGAAAATGATACGCTGTGTCAAGAGGTCCATGTCCATTAACATTTCGGAATACGTGCGTGGGTTAATGGCGTCACTGTCTGTGCGTAGGCAGTGTCGCTAGTGGGGTCAGTGTTGTGGGGCTGTGGTCAAATACGCACAACTGGAAAACGTTCACACACtcatttacaaacacacactctcccttGCAGAGGTGCGCAGGACGCTCTACTTCTTCCTGTAGTTGCCGAGCTGGATGGCGGAGCGGTCGAAGACGCAGCGGAAGGTGATGGGCTGGACTTCCCAGTAAGGCACGGGGTTGCTGAACAGGCTGATGCCGGAGTACATGGCCTTCTTGTGGTTGAGGCCGGGAGGACAGAAGTCCTCAGTTCCCACGGCCGCAATCTTGTTGGCATGGAGGTAGACCACCTGGAGAAGGGGATTTAAATAATGACAACCTTTGGTCACTGAGTGGGACGTGCATGGCAATAATTATGGTGTTTCTAAATAAAGTGGATAAAGAAGATGATCACAAGTcaccaaataaataataatggctGAAGAAATCCAAGTAGATTGTTTTCCCCTTCAGGATGTTTAACTGTAAACAGTTGGGGAAATTACTTCCTAAGTGATACTTTTTCAAAAGACTCGATGCTGCTTGTTATTTGAGCACCAGCACAGCTTTAAATGCATATATGAATCAGaatcacataaaaaaaaaacatatcaagatttagttatcaagctcctcttttatggaaccagcttccaatttcagtccgggaggcagacacagtcacctcgtttaagagtagacttaagaccttcctctttgacagagcttatagttagggctgaatcaggtttgcttgatatgctgctatagggatgcacctatctcctctttttctccttaggatgaatttttcatctctcaatcacacgttactaactctgctttctcccggaagtccatGGGGTCATGGACCCTAATCTTGCCTGgatctgggtcgtggaattcctgctctcctcctccccaccgccatctgcctgatggatctctccatcgtggaatatgcctactatgaactattcatacactctgtcatattcattgaatgttaactctaaatctgtccttctgtacacattacatctattgcatctgtccatcctaggagagatcctccaggtttcttctcctgtgaggttttggggcaggggtacagattgtaaagcactccgagacaaatttgtaatttgtgaaattgggctatacaaataaactgaattgaaactgaattgaattgaatatatcaTCATGCAGCACTGAGGGGGGATGAGAAGGATCCtagaaagaagaacaaaaggagGGAACTTCCACAAATCCACTGGGATAAACTATATCATGCTAATTACAGATTTCAAAGCTTCTAGATCCAAAAATACTAAACTATTCATGGATAAAAGTCCAAATCTTAACACAattgcataaacatgaaaagcTAAGCAACTCATGCAGTAATAATGTGATACCATAATGTTGTCGTTAATTGTTTTATGTACACCAATTTCACTGAGAAATTCAGTTAGCACAAACTGTGCACACTGGCTTGTTGGAAGCTGTTTCTCCAAACTCTTCTTCCCATAGTTTGGTTTGCCATGGTTGCTATAACAACGATGCCATTGAGATGTGGATGCTCACAGAATAACCGTGCAGTTCATTAGAAGTGAATATAAAACTTCAACAAAGTGCAGACAATTACTCCAAAAGGTTTTATAGGGACGGGCCCGATTACAGCAGTAAGTAATGAAATGCTCAAATAAACTGAGGCCAAACTAAAGTAAAAGGGCCTTGAATCAGGCCTGTTTacaacccccacccctcctcccttccccccccttCCTGCCAATAGCTGTAACATTATAGCATGACAGGCTACCAACACTCTACTCACTAAACAAACTAAATGAATCCATGTGCCTTTTTGTTATGGAAGTCTTGCATGACTTGTAATCGGGCAGTGTGAACCTAAGCAAACCCCATGCAAAAATGCAACAAAGTCAACTTTTTTTCCAGTATGGTTTGGATCAGAGAAAACgacctgtgtgtgttagagagagagagtgtgtgtgtgtgtatgtgtaatgcTCAGAGTTAATTTACTGGAACTAAATGGTTGCAATAACAATTCCCCTGTTTCCTGTGATCGTGGATTGATAGCACTGAGAAGTCCTGTAATTATGATGTGTATCGAAGCAGTTTCTGTACCTGGATGTACTTGTGGTCGGACAGGCCAGCCGGAACACTGATCAGAGCGTTGTTGTCGAGGTGCAGCTCTCGCAGGTGGGGGACGTTAGCCAGAGTGCCGTTCTCCACAAAGCTGATCTCATTGTCACTCAGACCCAGCCTGCAGGAAAAGTCCGCAATTAGATGAGAAATTAATATGTGCAaatgtgaagcagaacaaaacacaaaagcacAAATTGCATGAGTAGGGAAACAGATAGTGACATCAGTGTTTGTCTCCAGCTGCCAACATTATTATTGGCATTACAACATGGTACGAAAAGAAATAAACTGAGGAAATGAGGATACCTAAAAGAATCTGCACCTGTGATTGAGGCCATTTCTTTCCCAGTCCATTTCTAAATTATGAGCAAATGGAAAATATAGACCATTCTTCTCTCATATCCTCTTTAACTCTACTCCTGATGCATCAAAGCCCCCTTTGTTCTCGTTTGGTATGCACAGTCTGGGCAGTAATCTTATAAACACAGTGTATCCACATTTTATGAGCAAAGCAGTTATTTTGATTCTCTAAAAACTACTGCTTGGGTCTCGGGTTTTGTTATACGATAGTCCGTAAACGGTAATACCAGagaataaataatacatgtcGCATCAGCGGGAAAGTTGAAATAAACTAAACGGAATATAAAATGCTTCTCATGTTTCCAAAGGGGCGAGGCTACATTATGCTATTTACCTTTTTGAAAGAGGAAATAAGATAATATTCCTCTAGAAAGAGATACGTTTAGTTATTTTCtaaaaagttaaatatatttgtactcACACCTTcctaaattcaattaaatttggAGTTTTCCACCTTCAACCTTTCTTGATCTTGTAGCCTACGAATAGATTTTTGTTGCTAATGTTAGCAAACTTTAGACAGATAGCCTACAGCTAAGCAACTTGACATATCAACTCTTGATCTTACAAACAAGCTGAATCCATgagttataaaatataaaatgtgataccgtcattttttttctcaacttcaAACACACCCAGTTGGTTATGGCGGGTAATGCTCGCAAACGTTggtagctaacattagctatgTGTCAGCCATCTTGAGATAGAGCTGTGTAACTGACATTCTTTAGTCAATAATATGGCTTTTGAACTCATTACTTGGTATGTTTCAGCATGGTGCAGATACACATTTCAATAGTTCTAACAAAAGCAAAACAGGATGTTAAGTTTCCAGGAAACATTATTTGAGAATATTAGGACATTAAGGACAAATCGATGTGCACTGCATTGCAAATGCCATTTGTTCTATCATGAAATGATGAGGTTAATATGGGTCACTGTAAAGAGATAATCATAATTCTTATTACTTGGCCAGGTTCTTCAGGCCCTTGAGGCCACCAGCCGTCACCTTGGAGATCTTATTTCCATCCAGGTGGAGCTCAGAGAGAGAGCTTGGCAGACCTGACAACCCACAAGACaaggattatttattattaaataataaagtgaTGACATTTCTGATTAATTAGAGACTTGCAACGTTTGAATTTCAGCTCAAAAAGTACATATCAAGTTTCCAAGTGTATCAGGTCGATATCATTTTACTAAAACATCAGACATCTTCCCACCATGAGATCCAAGCCTGCATTCTTTCGTAGAAGACTGATGTTTCTGGCTGACCTTTGCGAGCTAAAACTTGGATTAAGCCAAATTGTTTGTgcaaaaagatttatttttttacctttgGGGATCTCTGTGATGTTCGTGTCTGCAATGCGAATGTAGGAGACCCTTTTCAGGTCAGCAAAAGCACTGTCCTCAATTCCTGCGCTACTCAGAGGGTTTGACCCGAGCTCTGAAAATGAACATGAAGGGAAAAAACAGAACAAATTGTGAGTGCAGACAAAAAAAGGGAGAACAGCAGTAAGAGGTCATGTCTCTGAAGAAGATTCCTCTCCTGGGGCGTTACAGCAACATAGAGCTGAGTCACCAGTAAACAAAGTCAAGAGAATAGCTTGTGTTTACAACACAGACTGTCTCCAAGCCAGATTCCCTGATGTATCACAGATCCTACTTCTCATATCATCGGATCTTAAGTGATGTAATCCACCTGTTAAACTTCAGTTGAGCAATGACACTTTAAAAAATTGTGGAACAGGAAGTTAGAGATGATTCGTCAAAGTGATAAGTGGAGGAAAAAGGAGCGGATGGAAGATGAAGGACAACAAACGAAAACCTATAGAAAGTAATCCTAAATCCATGCAAacctaatttaattaatttaaagtaCTCATTTGAACAATGAATAGATTAATTGTTTGCATCCTTCACAGATGTAGAATAGTACTTTGATCAACATTCAACTACTATAGAGGACCTTGTTTTCATGAAAGTACTAGAAAACTCTGCAGAGGCTGTGGAAACATCTAATTCACACTGTTTTCCCTTTGGGTAAATATGTTGTATCACGCCTGTTGAACTGGAGCCATGCGCAGGCATACCTCCGGAGATGTGACCTCTACTGTTGAACAATATACCACAACCCCCTTCAAGCTGTAagctataaaatataaatatttgcatttttgGACCAATAAAAGAAGTAATTCTATTTCCGTACCCATGACGATGACATGGGACAGGCCCTGGAAGGAGTTCTTTTTGATCTTGGAGATCTCGTTCTCGTGGATGCGCAGCTCCTGCAGGCTCTTGGGCATGTTGGCGGGCATGTCCTTCAGCATGTTCTTGGACAGGTAGAGGCGCTGCAGCTTGGTCAGGGGGCTGAGGGCCTTGGCGTGGATGATGGAGATTTTGTTGTTCACCAGGATCAGAGCCTATAAGAAAGAACATCGAATGAGATGAGATAATactcttaaattttttttttttttcattcttgcTGCACGGTGTCGTGTGTAACACTTTGGGGAAGTAAAACAGCGGCATAAAGAAATGAATCAGGAATTGAGTCTGGCTTTTTTTGATCTGTCTAGTTCAATTCACAACTTTGATTCTTGTGGAATTTGATCTTGATGTGGAACTTTACATCTTGAAGGCTTTTACTGTTTTCTCTTTACTCAGAGAGATGTTCTATCCAGATGAGATTCTACACAAACAAGATGTTTTTGAGCTCAGCAGCTGTTTTTACCAGGTGCCTGTGCAGTCAAGATGGAGGACCAA
This is a stretch of genomic DNA from Pseudoliparis swirei isolate HS2019 ecotype Mariana Trench chromosome 10, NWPU_hadal_v1, whole genome shotgun sequence. It encodes these proteins:
- the dcn gene encoding decorin; protein product: MRSACLSLLLVTACWALPFRQSGFLDFMMEDEAGSGREPLERSPPVMPVGPVCPFRCQCHLRVIQCSDLGLKSVPEDIPDDTTLLDLQNNKITEIKENDFKNLKGLHALILVNNKISIIHAKALSPLTKLQRLYLSKNMLKDMPANMPKSLQELRIHENEISKIKKNSFQGLSHVIVMELGSNPLSSAGIEDSAFADLKRVSYIRIADTNITEIPKGLPSSLSELHLDGNKISKVTAGGLKGLKNLAKLGLSDNEISFVENGTLANVPHLRELHLDNNALISVPAGLSDHKYIQVVYLHANKIAAVGTEDFCPPGLNHKKAMYSGISLFSNPVPYWEVQPITFRCVFDRSAIQLGNYRKK